The Methanoculleus marisnigri JR1 genome window below encodes:
- a CDS encoding cupin domain-containing protein: MENQNIAEFLDKGRAFFSAEVAGRRIVWYPNPAWAGVTLADLASGADTNGSFSTHLVRLQKNCEVPDHLHESQWEWNAVLDGRGKMILDGQEIPFKSGDTFTTPPGVRHTVVADKEDVVLLAVFAPGPK, encoded by the coding sequence ATGGAAAACCAGAACATCGCCGAATTCCTGGATAAGGGGAGGGCCTTCTTCTCCGCCGAAGTGGCGGGAAGGCGGATCGTGTGGTACCCGAACCCGGCATGGGCCGGTGTCACCCTTGCGGACCTCGCATCGGGAGCGGATACGAACGGGTCATTCTCCACCCATCTGGTCCGGCTTCAAAAGAACTGTGAGGTCCCCGACCATCTCCATGAGAGCCAGTGGGAATGGAACGCCGTACTCGACGGTCGCGGGAAGATGATCCTCGACGGACAGGAGATACCCTTCAAGTCCGGGGACACATTCACCACGCCCCCCGGGGTCCGCCACACGGTTGTTGCCGATAAGGAGGATGTCGTCCTGCTGGCGGTCTTTGCCCCCGGCCCGAAGTGA